Proteins found in one Actinokineospora alba genomic segment:
- the tesB gene encoding acyl-CoA thioesterase II: MTEVARAAAEALDQEPLTADGVPRGQAVLDRLVALLDLEKIEENIFRGVSPSHSPVRVFGGQVAGQALVAAGRTVPPERGVHSLHAYFIRGGDPSVPIVYEVDRIRDGRSFTTRRVVAVQHGKAIFALSASFQKAEQGVEHAEKMPDVPAPDGLPTHGELMTPELKAKFGRIADRPRPIDIRYVSEPPWLSRDTGPREASNQVWMRADGTLPDDPLLQVCVLAYASDMTLLDAILARHGVYWGTDNVMGASLDHAMWFHRPFRADEWVLYDCVSPSASGGRGLATGRFFTQSGELIATVVQEGLIRIG, from the coding sequence ATGACTGAGGTTGCGCGGGCGGCGGCTGAGGCGTTGGACCAGGAGCCGCTGACGGCTGACGGTGTCCCTCGGGGGCAGGCCGTTCTCGACCGGCTTGTGGCCCTCCTGGATCTGGAGAAGATCGAGGAGAACATCTTCCGCGGGGTCAGCCCGAGCCATTCGCCGGTGCGGGTGTTCGGCGGGCAGGTCGCCGGTCAAGCCCTGGTCGCCGCCGGGCGGACGGTGCCGCCCGAGCGCGGGGTGCATTCGCTGCACGCCTACTTCATCCGCGGCGGCGACCCGAGTGTGCCGATCGTCTACGAGGTCGACCGGATCCGCGACGGGCGCTCCTTCACGACTCGGCGCGTTGTCGCTGTGCAGCACGGCAAGGCGATCTTCGCCCTCTCCGCGTCGTTCCAGAAGGCGGAACAGGGGGTCGAGCACGCCGAAAAGATGCCGGACGTGCCCGCTCCCGACGGCTTGCCGACCCACGGTGAGCTGATGACCCCGGAGCTGAAGGCCAAGTTCGGCCGCATCGCCGACCGGCCGCGGCCGATCGACATCCGCTACGTCTCCGAACCGCCGTGGCTTTCGCGCGACACCGGGCCGCGGGAGGCGAGCAATCAGGTGTGGATGCGGGCCGACGGCACGCTCCCCGACGACCCGCTGCTGCAGGTCTGCGTGCTCGCCTACGCCTCAGACATGACCCTGCTCGACGCGATTCTCGCCCGGCACGGCGTCTACTGGGGCACCGACAACGTCATGGGCGCCAGCCTCGATCACGCCATGTGGTTCCACCGGCCGTTCCGGGCCGACGAATGGGTCCTCTACGACTGCGTTTCCCCAAGCGCGTCGGGTGGACGTGGTCTCGCGACGGGCCGGTTCTTCACCCAGTCCGGCGAGCTCATCGCGACCGTCGTCCAAGAAGGACTGATCCGGATCGGCTGA
- a CDS encoding DUF2461 domain-containing protein translates to MRFDGFGEYAIDFFDGLVADNSKTYWDANKSTYEADVRAPMQALLGELEKEFGGEFGAPKVFRPFRDVRFAKDKTPYKTNCGGVIEAGRGGGAYYVEVSPAGLRTGGGCFHLESDQLARYRAAVAEEIHGERLRSILATLKRAGWEIKGDQLKSAPRGYDKDHERIDLLRYRSVYAVRVWEPDDVLHERACFDRVRKAWRQLRPFNEWARDHVGVAVSS, encoded by the coding sequence GTGAGGTTCGACGGGTTCGGCGAGTACGCGATCGACTTCTTCGACGGCCTGGTCGCCGACAACTCCAAGACGTACTGGGACGCCAACAAGTCGACCTACGAGGCCGACGTCCGCGCGCCGATGCAGGCGCTGCTGGGGGAGTTGGAGAAGGAGTTCGGCGGCGAGTTCGGGGCGCCCAAGGTGTTCCGGCCGTTCCGCGACGTGCGCTTCGCGAAGGACAAGACGCCGTACAAGACCAACTGCGGTGGCGTGATCGAGGCCGGTCGCGGCGGCGGCGCCTACTACGTCGAGGTCAGCCCGGCGGGTCTGCGCACTGGCGGCGGCTGCTTCCACCTGGAGTCCGACCAGCTCGCCCGGTACCGCGCCGCGGTCGCCGAGGAGATCCACGGCGAGCGGTTGCGGTCGATCCTGGCCACGCTGAAGCGGGCGGGCTGGGAGATCAAGGGCGACCAGCTGAAGTCCGCTCCGCGCGGGTACGACAAGGATCATGAGCGCATCGACCTGCTGCGCTACCGGTCGGTCTACGCCGTGCGTGTGTGGGAGCCGGACGACGTCCTGCATGAGCGCGCGTGCTTCGACCGCGTGCGCAAGGCGTGGCGTCAGCTGCGGCCATTCAACGAATGGGCCAGGGACCATGTTGGCGTCGCGGTGTCCAGTTGA
- the pyk gene encoding pyruvate kinase, translating into MSRRAKIVCTMGPATATPEKLRELVAAGMDVARMNFSHGSHSDHKEVYDLVRAASDEAGRAVGVLADLQGPKIRLGTFAGGPVQWNTGDVVRITVEDVAGTHDRVSTTYKGLANDAKPGDRLLVDDGKVGLTVLEVDGQDVVCEVTEGGPVSNNKGLSLPGMDVSVPAMSEKDIEDLEFALHLGVDFIALSFVRSPADIDLVHQVMDRVGKRRLPVIAKLEKPEAVDNLEAVVLAFDGIMVARGDLGVELPLEYVPIVQKRAVQIARENAKPVIVATQMLDSMINNSRPTRAEASDVANAVLDGADALMLSGETSVGRYAVESVQTMVRIIEAVETETTPDAVPPLTHVPRTKRGVISYAARDIGERLNAKALVAFTQSGDTVKRLARLHTKLPLLAFTPEPHVRSQLALTWGTETFLVPQVDSTDQMVRQVDLSMLAMGRYQPGDLVVIVAGSPPGTVGSTNLIRVHRLGEEDHA; encoded by the coding sequence GTGAGCCGACGCGCGAAGATCGTTTGTACGATGGGACCTGCCACCGCCACTCCGGAGAAGCTCCGTGAGCTCGTGGCGGCGGGCATGGACGTGGCCAGGATGAACTTCAGCCACGGCAGCCACAGCGACCACAAAGAGGTCTACGACCTCGTGCGCGCCGCATCCGACGAGGCCGGCCGCGCGGTGGGTGTGCTGGCCGACCTGCAGGGCCCGAAGATCCGACTCGGCACCTTCGCGGGCGGTCCCGTCCAGTGGAACACCGGCGACGTCGTGCGGATCACCGTCGAGGACGTCGCGGGCACCCACGACCGCGTCTCGACCACCTACAAGGGCCTCGCCAACGACGCGAAGCCCGGCGACCGCCTGCTCGTCGACGACGGCAAGGTCGGCCTGACCGTGCTCGAGGTCGACGGCCAGGACGTGGTCTGCGAGGTCACCGAGGGCGGCCCGGTCAGCAACAACAAGGGCCTGTCCCTGCCCGGCATGGATGTCTCGGTCCCGGCCATGTCCGAGAAGGACATCGAGGACCTCGAGTTCGCCCTGCACCTGGGCGTCGACTTCATCGCACTGTCCTTTGTGCGCTCGCCCGCGGACATCGACCTGGTGCACCAGGTGATGGACCGGGTCGGCAAGCGCAGGCTGCCGGTGATCGCCAAGCTGGAGAAGCCGGAGGCGGTCGACAACCTCGAGGCCGTGGTCCTGGCGTTCGACGGCATCATGGTCGCCCGCGGCGACCTGGGCGTCGAGCTGCCGCTGGAGTACGTGCCGATCGTGCAGAAGCGCGCGGTCCAGATCGCCCGCGAGAACGCCAAGCCGGTCATCGTCGCCACCCAGATGCTCGACTCGATGATCAACAACTCCCGCCCCACCCGCGCGGAGGCCTCGGACGTCGCCAACGCGGTCCTGGACGGCGCCGACGCCCTGATGCTGTCCGGCGAGACCAGCGTCGGCCGCTACGCCGTCGAGTCGGTGCAGACGATGGTCCGGATCATCGAGGCCGTCGAGACCGAGACCACCCCGGACGCCGTGCCGCCGCTGACCCACGTCCCCCGCACCAAGCGCGGCGTGATCTCGTACGCGGCCCGCGACATCGGCGAACGCCTCAACGCCAAGGCCCTGGTCGCCTTCACCCAGTCCGGCGACACCGTCAAGCGGCTCGCGCGACTCCACACGAAGCTGCCGCTGCTGGCCTTCACCCCGGAACCCCACGTCCGCAGCCAGCTGGCGCTGACCTGGGGCACGGAAACGTTCTTGGTGCCCCAGGTGGACTCCACCGACCAGATGGTCCGGCAGGTGGACCTCTCGATGCTCGCCATGGGCCGCTACCAGCCCGGCGACCTGGTCGTCATCGTCGCGGGCTCCCCGCCCGGCACCGTCGGCTCCACCAACCTCATCCGCGTCCACCGCCTGGGCGAGGAAGACCACGCCTAA
- a CDS encoding lipase family protein: protein MTFRLSRRLGVLAVAAGVAAAGLLAIPSASAQPFYETPTTLPANNGDVIRSEPSIFYLDPINLIKIDANVQRILYRSTDRTGKAIAISGTVITPKSAWFGVGERPIVGYAAGTQGLADHCAPSRQLTVGTEYEGPFVLGLITRGYGVVLTDYQGLGTEGMHTYMNRVVQGHAVLDSIRAAQRLPAAGLPANGPVAVHGYSQGGGAAASAAELAPTYAPELKLKGVSMGAVPADLSPVARTLDGSLYMAFLGYATSGLAAGYGIDIDPYLNATGKQVFADVAGKCTLEALPAAAFKKSATLTADGKPITELLATNPLFKTVIDEQRIGRIKPTVPVLISHSALDDVIPYSVGKTLASNWCDKDANVRLAPNLGPTHVGGAVASYPGAFAWLEARFAGLPALSNCWAVPFL, encoded by the coding sequence GTGACGTTTCGACTCTCCCGCCGCTTAGGGGTCTTGGCCGTCGCCGCGGGCGTGGCCGCCGCCGGGCTGTTGGCCATCCCGAGCGCGAGCGCCCAGCCGTTCTACGAGACCCCGACGACCCTGCCCGCGAACAACGGCGACGTCATCCGCAGCGAGCCCTCGATCTTCTACCTGGACCCGATCAACCTGATCAAGATCGACGCCAACGTGCAGCGGATTCTCTACCGCTCCACGGACCGCACCGGCAAGGCGATCGCGATCAGCGGCACGGTGATCACGCCTAAGTCCGCGTGGTTCGGTGTCGGCGAGCGGCCGATCGTCGGGTACGCGGCAGGCACCCAGGGCCTCGCCGACCACTGCGCGCCGTCGCGGCAGCTGACGGTGGGCACCGAGTACGAGGGCCCGTTCGTGCTCGGCCTGATCACCCGCGGCTACGGCGTGGTCCTCACCGACTACCAGGGCCTCGGCACCGAGGGCATGCACACCTACATGAACCGGGTCGTACAGGGCCACGCCGTCCTCGACTCGATCCGCGCCGCCCAGCGGCTGCCCGCGGCAGGTCTTCCGGCGAACGGGCCGGTCGCGGTGCACGGGTACTCCCAGGGCGGTGGGGCGGCGGCCTCGGCGGCCGAGTTGGCGCCGACCTACGCGCCGGAGCTGAAGCTCAAGGGCGTGTCGATGGGCGCGGTGCCCGCCGACCTGTCCCCGGTCGCCCGCACCCTCGACGGCAGCCTGTACATGGCATTCCTCGGCTACGCGACCTCCGGCTTGGCCGCCGGTTACGGCATCGACATAGACCCGTACCTCAACGCCACGGGTAAGCAGGTCTTCGCCGACGTGGCGGGCAAGTGCACGCTGGAGGCGCTGCCCGCGGCCGCGTTCAAGAAGTCCGCGACGCTGACCGCCGACGGCAAGCCGATCACCGAGCTGCTGGCAACCAACCCGCTGTTCAAGACCGTGATCGATGAGCAGCGAATCGGCCGGATCAAGCCGACCGTCCCGGTGCTGATCTCACACAGCGCACTCGACGACGTGATCCCGTACAGCGTCGGCAAGACCCTGGCGTCGAACTGGTGCGACAAGGACGCCAACGTCCGGCTCGCCCCGAACCTGGGCCCGACCCACGTGGGCGGCGCGGTCGCGAGCTACCCGGGCGCGTTCGCCTGGCTGGAGGCGCGTTTCGCCGGACTGCCCGCGCTGTCGAACTGCTGGGCGGTGCCCTTCCTCTAA
- a CDS encoding PstS family phosphate ABC transporter substrate-binding protein: MSWVSNNLEATVGLAGLAASVVGYLAALWLKRKRISYRVHLDTPVGVTPAHGGEIEVEWRYQGEVVKDPSFALVRIMNTGSQEIREDDFREPLTLEFGGRRVVDAKVIEADDTLMRIVARDKAWPPVGDTELVLPKVPLNRKNRIKVLVLLTGKAEKKSSVACVGFLSGGKIVRDTTTGNGPSKRSLVLGGTAMLLVGASLALLISSPWSSRPTSCAAGEVKITGSSAFDPVAKDIVDTYLKQCEPASVTMQGRGSLDGLRELDNLARNDPAQREARIVMSDGPASRNYHNLTPHPVGVVAFSIVVNKATGRHALTADQVKAIFSGGVTNWNQVGGPDLPISVVSRGGGSGTRLAFEEKVLGRPEPGLSSNDCVRRDRDPAAKVTRCEYDSTAAQLDEVDRLPGAIGYAEVSATTKYTNLNRIKLDDRDPDLDSVIKRGYPFWAVEYLYTYGPPQNGRLVDSLLEYMNSDAAKNILRRAGYVPCVDGPQDLMGTLCR, encoded by the coding sequence ATGTCCTGGGTGTCGAACAATCTGGAAGCGACGGTCGGGCTCGCGGGTCTCGCGGCCTCGGTGGTCGGCTATCTGGCCGCGTTGTGGCTCAAGCGAAAGCGCATCAGCTACCGGGTCCATTTGGACACTCCGGTCGGGGTGACGCCCGCGCACGGCGGCGAGATCGAGGTCGAGTGGCGCTACCAGGGCGAGGTCGTCAAGGACCCGAGCTTCGCGCTGGTGCGCATCATGAACACCGGCAGCCAGGAGATCCGCGAGGATGACTTCCGTGAGCCGCTGACGCTGGAGTTCGGCGGCAGGCGGGTGGTCGACGCGAAGGTGATCGAGGCCGACGACACGCTCATGCGGATCGTCGCCAGGGACAAGGCGTGGCCGCCGGTGGGGGACACCGAACTGGTGCTGCCCAAGGTTCCGCTCAACCGCAAGAACCGGATCAAGGTGCTGGTCCTGCTGACCGGCAAGGCGGAGAAGAAGTCGTCCGTCGCGTGTGTCGGGTTCCTCAGCGGCGGGAAGATCGTCCGGGACACGACGACCGGAAACGGCCCCAGCAAACGGAGTCTGGTACTCGGCGGCACCGCGATGCTGCTGGTGGGGGCGTCGCTGGCGCTGCTGATCAGCAGCCCGTGGAGCTCGCGCCCGACCAGTTGCGCGGCGGGCGAGGTCAAGATCACCGGCTCCAGCGCGTTCGACCCGGTGGCCAAGGACATTGTGGACACCTATCTCAAGCAGTGCGAGCCTGCGTCCGTCACCATGCAGGGCCGCGGCAGCCTCGACGGGCTGCGCGAACTCGACAACCTCGCCCGCAACGACCCGGCGCAGCGCGAGGCCCGCATCGTGATGTCCGACGGGCCCGCGTCGCGCAACTACCACAACCTGACCCCGCACCCGGTGGGCGTGGTGGCGTTCTCGATCGTGGTCAACAAGGCCACCGGGCGGCACGCATTGACCGCCGACCAGGTAAAGGCGATCTTCAGCGGCGGCGTGACGAACTGGAACCAGGTCGGCGGCCCGGACCTGCCGATCAGCGTCGTGAGCCGCGGCGGGGGATCGGGCACCCGGCTGGCGTTCGAGGAGAAAGTGTTGGGCAGGCCCGAACCCGGCTTGTCGTCCAACGACTGCGTCCGCCGCGACCGCGACCCGGCCGCGAAGGTCACCCGCTGCGAGTACGACTCGACCGCCGCGCAGCTCGACGAGGTCGACCGGCTGCCCGGCGCCATCGGCTACGCCGAGGTCAGCGCGACGACGAAGTACACCAACCTCAACCGGATCAAGCTCGACGACCGTGACCCGGACCTCGACTCGGTGATCAAGCGCGGCTACCCGTTCTGGGCGGTCGAGTACCTCTACACCTACGGCCCGCCGCAGAACGGCAGGCTCGTGGACTCGCTGCTGGAGTACATGAACTCCGACGCGGCGAAGAACATCCTCCGCCGCGCCGGATACGTCCCTTGTGTGGACGGCCCACAGGACCTCATGGGCACGCTCTGCCGTTAG
- a CDS encoding lipase family protein: MALRPTRRWGALALAFGALVTGGVLVAPATQAQQDPPSFYDTPASLPPNNGDIVRAEAMTFYLDPLKVTRIEADVHRVMYRSSDRDGTPIAVTGTVITPRTPWLGAGERPIIGYAPGTQGLGDHCAPTRQAAMGTEYEGLFLAGLVLRGYGIAMTDYQGLGTAGVHTYMNRVVQGTAVLDSIRAAQRLPEAGLPDDGPVAISGYSQGGGASASAAELHPAYAPELDVKGAVAGAVPADLVKVGVNIDGGLYVAFLGYALAGLAAGYDIDLSPLLNDRGKQVLSEVEQYCTIEAVARFALTRSADLTVDGRPFTDHLSERPDLQRIADEQTLGTLKPSVPVLVNHSWLDDVIPFKVGKKLSTDWCGLGANVRFSANLGPTHVGGAVAAQPKIYLWLESRFAGVPALSNCRNVPLP, translated from the coding sequence GTGGCCCTCCGACCGACCCGCCGATGGGGCGCTCTCGCGCTCGCGTTCGGTGCCCTCGTGACAGGCGGCGTGCTCGTCGCACCGGCAACCCAGGCGCAGCAGGACCCGCCGTCGTTCTACGACACCCCGGCGTCCCTCCCGCCGAACAACGGCGACATCGTCCGCGCCGAGGCGATGACGTTCTACCTCGACCCGCTCAAGGTCACGCGGATCGAGGCCGACGTCCACCGGGTCATGTACCGCAGTTCCGACCGCGACGGCACGCCGATCGCGGTGACCGGCACGGTCATCACCCCGCGGACCCCGTGGCTCGGCGCGGGCGAGCGCCCGATCATCGGCTACGCCCCCGGCACCCAGGGCCTTGGCGACCACTGCGCGCCGACCCGTCAGGCGGCGATGGGCACCGAGTACGAGGGCCTGTTCCTCGCCGGGCTGGTGCTGCGCGGCTACGGCATCGCGATGACCGATTACCAAGGTCTTGGCACCGCGGGCGTGCACACGTACATGAACCGGGTCGTGCAGGGCACCGCCGTTCTGGACTCGATCCGCGCGGCGCAGCGGCTGCCCGAGGCGGGCCTGCCCGACGACGGCCCGGTCGCGATCAGCGGCTACTCCCAAGGCGGCGGCGCCTCCGCTTCGGCGGCCGAGCTGCACCCGGCGTACGCCCCGGAACTCGACGTGAAGGGCGCCGTGGCGGGCGCGGTGCCCGCCGACCTGGTCAAGGTCGGGGTCAACATCGACGGCGGCCTCTACGTCGCCTTCCTCGGCTACGCGCTGGCCGGGCTCGCGGCGGGCTACGACATCGACCTGTCGCCGCTGCTCAACGATCGCGGCAAGCAGGTGCTGAGCGAGGTGGAGCAGTACTGCACGATCGAGGCGGTCGCCCGGTTCGCCCTGACCCGCTCGGCGGACCTGACCGTGGACGGCAGGCCGTTCACCGACCACCTGTCCGAACGTCCGGACCTGCAGCGGATCGCCGACGAGCAGACCCTCGGCACGCTCAAGCCGAGCGTGCCCGTGCTGGTCAACCACAGTTGGCTCGACGACGTGATCCCCTTCAAGGTCGGCAAGAAGCTCTCCACCGACTGGTGCGGTCTGGGAGCGAACGTCCGGTTCTCCGCCAACCTCGGCCCGACCCACGTCGGCGGCGCGGTCGCGGCTCAGCCGAAGATCTACCTCTGGCTCGAATCCCGCTTCGCCGGCGTTCCGGCACTGTCGAATTGCCGGAACGTTCCCCTGCCGTAA
- a CDS encoding trypsin-like serine peptidase produces the protein MNRHLVRAAVAAAALVSSVLFAPSATAAPAVNLAADTAAEARAVAAHWTAKAMREATPLDALTVDASRLVSTVAKGLPRVISPTAYPNGGSAWTGSGSVVKTVGRVFFTYQGRNASCSGNAVTSANKSTVMTAGHCVKLDGAYHANFVFVPGYNNGNAPYGTWTAKATMATPQWHASEDINYDVGAAVVNPLNGQSLTDVVGAQGIAFNQPKSQNMYAFGYPAASPYDGSKLIYCSGGTFSAFLSNGIGMTCNMTGGSSGGPWFKSFVEGTGVGVQNSVNSYKINFFPTWMFGPYFGADAQNLYNTAQAR, from the coding sequence ATGAACCGACATCTGGTCCGGGCTGCTGTAGCCGCCGCCGCGCTCGTCTCTTCTGTCCTGTTCGCTCCCAGCGCGACCGCCGCTCCCGCGGTCAACCTCGCCGCCGACACCGCCGCGGAGGCGCGCGCGGTCGCCGCCCACTGGACGGCGAAGGCGATGCGCGAGGCCACGCCGCTCGACGCGCTCACCGTGGACGCCTCCCGACTGGTGTCCACAGTCGCCAAAGGTCTGCCGCGGGTGATCTCGCCGACCGCCTACCCCAACGGCGGCAGCGCGTGGACCGGGTCGGGGTCGGTGGTCAAGACCGTGGGCCGGGTGTTCTTCACCTACCAGGGCCGCAACGCCTCGTGCAGCGGCAATGCGGTGACCAGCGCCAACAAGAGCACGGTGATGACCGCCGGGCACTGCGTGAAGCTCGACGGCGCCTACCACGCGAACTTCGTGTTCGTTCCCGGCTACAACAACGGAAACGCGCCGTACGGCACGTGGACGGCGAAGGCGACGATGGCCACGCCGCAGTGGCACGCCAGTGAGGACATCAACTACGACGTCGGCGCCGCCGTCGTCAACCCGCTCAACGGCCAGAGCCTGACCGATGTCGTTGGGGCGCAGGGGATCGCGTTCAACCAGCCCAAGTCGCAGAACATGTACGCCTTCGGCTACCCGGCGGCGTCGCCGTATGACGGCAGCAAGCTGATCTACTGTTCGGGTGGGACGTTCTCGGCGTTCCTCAGCAACGGGATCGGCATGACCTGCAACATGACCGGCGGGTCCAGTGGCGGCCCGTGGTTCAAGTCGTTCGTCGAGGGAACCGGCGTCGGCGTGCAGAACTCGGTCAACAGCTACAAGATCAATTTCTTCCCGACCTGGATGTTCGGCCCGTACTTCGGGGCCGACGCGCAGAACCTCTACAACACCGCGCAGGCGCGCTGA
- a CDS encoding glutamate synthase subunit beta, with product MADPTGFLKQPRKDAPKRPVADRLGDWREVYADLDPAERDKQVRGQATRCMDCGIPFCHSVSAGCPLGNLIPEWNDLVRQGDWALAGERLHATNNFPEFTGRLCPAPCESACVLAITPDAGGAVTIKRVENTIADVAWERGDVKPQVSTVSSGRSVAVVGSGPAGLAAAQQLTRAGHDVTVYERDDRLGGLLRYGIPEFKMEKRVLDRRLAQLRAEGTRFVTGCEVGVDLTVEQLRERHAAVVLAVGALRGRDAPEVPGRELRGVHLAMDHLVPANKEVEGDGPTPIDARGKHVVIIGGGDTGADCYGTATRQGAASVTQLDQYPRPPETRDDEVSPWPVWPWILRTYPAHEESGTRRFAVAVERFVGDSDGNLTSVQLREVEVRRIDGIRQVVPVTDDVHVLPADMVLLAIGFEGVEHMPLLGGLGLSLTPRGTLSCGQDWQAAPGVFVCGDAHRGASLVVWAIAEGRSVAHSVDTYLTGASDLPSPVHPTALPLTVR from the coding sequence GTGGCTGATCCGACCGGTTTCCTCAAGCAGCCACGCAAGGACGCGCCGAAGCGGCCGGTCGCCGACCGGCTCGGCGACTGGCGCGAGGTCTACGCCGACCTGGACCCGGCCGAGCGCGACAAGCAGGTCCGCGGGCAGGCGACCCGCTGCATGGACTGCGGCATCCCGTTCTGCCACTCGGTGAGCGCCGGCTGTCCACTCGGGAACCTCATCCCCGAGTGGAACGACCTGGTCCGCCAAGGGGACTGGGCACTCGCGGGCGAACGGCTGCACGCCACCAACAACTTCCCGGAGTTCACCGGCCGCCTGTGCCCCGCGCCGTGCGAGTCGGCGTGCGTCCTGGCGATCACCCCGGACGCCGGGGGAGCGGTGACGATCAAGCGGGTGGAGAACACCATCGCCGACGTCGCCTGGGAACGCGGCGACGTCAAGCCCCAGGTGTCCACTGTGTCCTCCGGCCGCTCGGTCGCGGTTGTGGGCTCAGGCCCGGCCGGTCTTGCCGCCGCCCAGCAGCTCACGCGGGCAGGCCACGACGTCACCGTGTACGAACGCGACGACCGCCTCGGCGGCCTGCTGCGCTACGGCATCCCCGAGTTCAAGATGGAGAAGCGCGTCCTCGACCGCAGGCTCGCCCAGCTGCGCGCCGAGGGCACGAGGTTCGTGACCGGCTGCGAGGTGGGCGTCGACCTGACCGTCGAGCAGCTGCGGGAGCGGCACGCGGCGGTCGTGCTGGCCGTCGGCGCGCTGCGCGGCCGCGACGCCCCCGAGGTCCCCGGCCGCGAGCTGCGCGGCGTGCACCTGGCCATGGACCACTTGGTGCCTGCCAACAAGGAGGTCGAGGGCGACGGCCCGACGCCGATCGACGCGCGCGGCAAGCACGTGGTCATCATCGGCGGCGGCGACACCGGCGCCGACTGCTACGGCACCGCCACCCGCCAGGGCGCGGCGTCGGTCACCCAGTTGGACCAGTACCCGCGCCCGCCCGAGACGCGCGACGACGAGGTCTCGCCGTGGCCGGTGTGGCCGTGGATCCTGCGGACCTACCCGGCGCACGAGGAGAGCGGCACCCGCCGGTTCGCCGTCGCCGTCGAGCGGTTCGTCGGCGACTCCGACGGCAACCTGACCTCCGTGCAGCTGCGCGAGGTCGAGGTCCGCCGCATCGACGGCATCCGGCAGGTCGTGCCGGTCACCGACGACGTGCACGTGCTGCCCGCCGACATGGTTCTGCTGGCCATCGGCTTCGAAGGGGTGGAGCACATGCCCCTGCTCGGCGGCCTCGGCCTGTCGCTGACCCCGCGCGGAACGCTGTCGTGCGGACAGGACTGGCAGGCCGCCCCGGGCGTGTTCGTCTGCGGCGACGCCCACCGCGGCGCGTCGCTCGTGGTGTGGGCGATCGCGGAGGGCCGGTCGGTGGCCCACTCAGTCGATACCTATCTCACCGGCGCGTCCGATTTGCCCTCTCCGGTCCACCCGACAGCGCTTCCACTCACCGTTCGATGA
- a CDS encoding aminotransferase class IV — protein MSAQDDLQSMALVNYGHFTSMRVDRGRVRGLARHLERLDRDARVVFGLGIAEDLVRAEIRRAIEGSTQPVYARANVFGPKFDPRVPEAEVEPDVVVTIGDLPPDDAPPLRVRTAGYQRDLPQVKHVGTFGLFYQRRIARKAGFDDALFVNPDGQVCEGSTWNICFLDGDKVVWPSAPVLPGIAMGLIQSGMNRSGLDYEVRPVAMSELSGFRAAFATNALSPVRPISVIDEVEYEVDEKAAARLRRSHDLTPEERV, from the coding sequence ATGAGCGCGCAAGATGATCTTCAGTCGATGGCCCTGGTGAACTACGGACACTTCACCTCGATGCGGGTCGACCGCGGCCGGGTCCGCGGCCTGGCCCGGCACCTCGAAAGACTCGACCGCGACGCCCGCGTGGTGTTCGGGCTCGGGATCGCCGAGGACCTGGTCCGCGCCGAGATCCGGCGGGCGATCGAGGGCAGCACGCAGCCGGTTTACGCGCGTGCCAACGTCTTCGGGCCCAAGTTCGACCCGCGGGTGCCGGAGGCCGAGGTGGAGCCGGACGTCGTGGTGACCATCGGCGACCTGCCGCCCGACGACGCCCCGCCGCTGCGCGTGCGCACCGCCGGCTACCAGCGCGACCTGCCGCAGGTCAAGCACGTCGGCACGTTCGGCCTGTTCTACCAGCGCCGCATCGCCCGCAAGGCGGGCTTTGACGACGCGCTGTTCGTCAATCCGGACGGCCAGGTGTGCGAGGGCTCCACCTGGAACATCTGCTTCCTCGACGGCGACAAGGTCGTCTGGCCCAGCGCGCCGGTGCTGCCGGGCATCGCGATGGGCCTGATTCAGAGCGGGATGAACCGCAGTGGGCTCGACTACGAGGTGCGGCCGGTCGCGATGTCGGAGCTGTCCGGCTTCCGCGCGGCGTTCGCCACCAACGCGCTGAGCCCGGTCCGGCCGATCTCGGTCATCGACGAGGTCGAGTACGAGGTCGACGAGAAGGCCGCGGCCCGGCTGCGTCGCAGCCACGACCTGACCCCCGAGGAACGGGTGTGA
- a CDS encoding DUF3558 family protein: MKSTLTLLGTAMFLLSGCATPAPVPSTTAPPATTTTTTTSAVARDISAVDPCALLSVEDVRPILANTPPAPRREGAACAWGDGEFRGVWLSLTKAEPVEGKRAIDIGGRQGVVVDELEYTCDVRVDLDGVAIDLRAVASDKTEWCPEAATALAAAVRKLGW, translated from the coding sequence GTGAAATCAACGCTCACGCTCCTCGGAACGGCGATGTTCCTCCTGTCGGGTTGTGCCACTCCCGCCCCGGTCCCGTCGACGACCGCGCCACCCGCGACCACGACCACGACGACCACTTCCGCTGTCGCCCGGGACATCTCCGCTGTGGACCCGTGCGCGCTGCTCTCGGTCGAGGACGTCCGCCCGATCCTGGCCAACACGCCTCCCGCTCCCCGGCGCGAGGGCGCCGCGTGCGCATGGGGCGACGGGGAGTTCCGCGGTGTCTGGCTGTCGCTGACGAAAGCCGAGCCGGTCGAAGGCAAGCGGGCCATCGATATCGGTGGCCGTCAGGGCGTGGTCGTGGATGAGCTGGAGTACACCTGCGACGTCCGGGTCGACCTCGACGGCGTCGCGATCGACCTGCGCGCGGTCGCGTCGGACAAGACCGAGTGGTGTCCGGAAGCCGCGACCGCGCTGGCGGCCGCTGTGCGCAAGCTCGGCTGGTAG